Proteins from one Bdellovibrio svalbardensis genomic window:
- a CDS encoding cold-shock protein: MSTGTVKFFNTEKGFGFITPDKGADLFFHISEVQGQQPKDGDKVEFEVGQGKKGPCAVSVVVKG; encoded by the coding sequence ATGAGTACTGGTACAGTTAAGTTTTTCAATACTGAAAAAGGTTTTGGCTTCATCACTCCTGATAAAGGTGCTGATTTGTTTTTCCATATTTCTGAAGTTCAAGGCCAACAGCCAAAAGATGGCGATAAAGTTGAGTTTGAAGTTGGACAAGGTAAAAAAGGTCCATGCGCAGTTAGCGTTGTAGTAAAAGGCTAG
- a CDS encoding NAD(P)H-dependent oxidoreductase — protein sequence MADQNNWHDLGSIAKLSQKPVQQIEVQQTKIALIFKDSQFSAISGVCNHVGGPLGNGILEGEYLVCPWHYYKFHWKTGEGEPGFEADRVPTYALKTEAGHLWVDLNPLKTRNKIPHPPLALARKPERAPGPLRVAGISTTVMDLKYPRVSTSELLLEESLRHAKAKGFDTHLLKLRELKFRHCEGFYSKDAHACIWPCSITQIDETDQLDQVYEDLVHWADVLVLATPIRWGSASSLYYKMTERLNCIQNQITTHNNQLIRNKVAGFIITGGQDNVQSVAGHMMGFFSELGYHLPPFPYIAHSLGWSMENMAHNVHYVQRSHALKEAAQELVDRCAELSEHLISTNAPNTLIHRAGRKAYKAERHHDLE from the coding sequence ATGGCTGATCAAAACAACTGGCACGACCTCGGTTCTATCGCGAAACTCTCGCAAAAACCTGTTCAACAAATTGAAGTTCAACAAACCAAGATTGCACTGATCTTTAAGGACTCTCAGTTTAGTGCGATTTCTGGTGTGTGTAATCATGTTGGTGGACCTTTGGGAAATGGAATTCTTGAAGGTGAGTACCTTGTTTGTCCGTGGCACTACTACAAGTTTCATTGGAAAACCGGTGAAGGCGAGCCTGGTTTCGAAGCGGATCGTGTTCCAACATATGCGCTGAAAACAGAAGCGGGACATCTATGGGTGGATTTGAATCCACTGAAAACTCGAAATAAAATACCTCATCCGCCGCTGGCATTGGCGCGCAAACCTGAAAGAGCACCGGGTCCTTTGCGAGTTGCGGGAATCTCCACGACGGTGATGGATTTAAAATATCCGCGGGTTTCAACATCCGAGTTGCTGCTGGAAGAGTCTCTTCGTCACGCCAAAGCCAAGGGCTTCGATACTCACTTGCTGAAGTTACGTGAATTGAAATTCCGTCACTGCGAAGGATTCTATTCCAAAGATGCCCACGCCTGTATTTGGCCTTGTTCCATCACGCAAATTGACGAAACGGACCAGTTGGATCAGGTCTATGAAGATCTGGTGCACTGGGCGGATGTTTTAGTTTTAGCAACACCAATCCGTTGGGGATCTGCCAGTTCGCTCTATTATAAAATGACCGAGCGACTGAATTGCATTCAAAATCAAATCACAACTCATAACAATCAACTCATTAGAAATAAAGTTGCAGGATTTATTATCACAGGTGGACAGGATAATGTTCAGTCTGTCGCGGGTCATATGATGGGATTTTTCTCGGAGCTCGGCTATCATCTTCCGCCCTTTCCATATATAGCCCACTCTTTGGGGTGGAGTATGGAGAACATGGCCCACAATGTTCATTATGTTCAAAGGAGCCATGCCCTGAAAGAGGCGGCGCAAGAGCTGGTGGATCGCTGTGCGGAGCTTTCGGAGCATCTGATTTCAACAAATGCTCCAAACACCCTCATTCATCGAGCTGGTCGCAAAGCTTACAAAGCGGAACGCCATCACGATCTCGAATAA
- a CDS encoding nitronate monooxygenase, whose product MKYSHPIIIQGGMGIAVSDWKLAKTVSQTGQLGVISGTAINSVLVRRLQDGDLDGHVRRGLKAFPSQSIVQKILETYYIEGGRPATQAYKRAPLYNIESSKALLQLTVVACFVEVWLAREGHQGVIGLNLLEKVQLPNMACLYGAMLAGVDYVIMGAGIPREIPGVLDLFSENKKASLKISVAGGEDEITYFDPQEVMEETSLVPLKRPFFFPIVSSAVLAANLKKKSTGRVDGFVVEGPLAGGHNAPPRGPMKLNEQGEPVYGVRDEVSLEDMVALELPFWMAGYYATPEKLAEVRAMGAHGVQVGTLFAFSDESGVKEAHRKSAIHDILTKPAPAGGWIFTDPRSSPTNFPFKAARLPGTISEEALYLSRKRICDLGYLRHAYKKEDGTVGQRCPAEPVKDYVKKGGLEEDTVGRKCLCNALMADIGMGQIQAGGAEEMPLLTAGDDLNNIARMIKPGQTSYSAKDVISYLLSLEAPAIKVTEPIAIATL is encoded by the coding sequence ATGAAATATAGTCATCCAATTATTATTCAAGGTGGAATGGGAATCGCGGTTTCCGACTGGAAACTTGCTAAAACTGTTTCACAAACGGGCCAGCTCGGAGTCATCTCCGGAACTGCCATCAATTCAGTTCTCGTGCGCCGGTTGCAAGATGGTGACTTAGATGGACACGTCCGCAGAGGACTCAAGGCCTTTCCTTCACAAAGCATCGTACAAAAAATTCTTGAGACTTATTATATCGAAGGTGGTCGTCCTGCAACTCAGGCTTACAAAAGAGCACCTCTATACAATATTGAATCTTCAAAAGCGCTCTTACAGCTCACTGTTGTCGCGTGCTTTGTTGAGGTTTGGCTGGCTCGTGAAGGACATCAAGGCGTTATCGGTTTGAACCTTCTTGAAAAAGTTCAACTTCCCAACATGGCTTGTCTTTATGGAGCAATGCTTGCGGGAGTGGACTATGTGATTATGGGCGCTGGAATTCCTCGTGAAATACCAGGAGTCCTGGATCTTTTCAGTGAAAACAAAAAAGCCAGTTTGAAAATTTCTGTGGCTGGCGGCGAAGACGAAATCACTTACTTTGATCCTCAAGAAGTTATGGAAGAAACGTCTTTGGTTCCTTTGAAGAGACCGTTCTTCTTCCCCATTGTTTCGTCAGCTGTTTTGGCGGCGAACTTGAAGAAAAAATCAACGGGCCGAGTGGATGGCTTCGTTGTCGAAGGTCCTTTGGCGGGTGGTCACAATGCACCTCCGCGTGGACCGATGAAGCTCAATGAACAGGGTGAACCTGTTTATGGAGTTCGCGACGAAGTTTCACTTGAAGACATGGTTGCTTTAGAATTGCCATTCTGGATGGCGGGTTATTATGCGACTCCGGAAAAACTTGCAGAGGTGCGCGCGATGGGTGCGCATGGTGTGCAAGTTGGAACTTTGTTTGCCTTCTCTGATGAGTCGGGTGTCAAAGAAGCACATCGTAAGAGCGCTATTCATGATATTTTGACGAAGCCGGCACCAGCTGGTGGTTGGATTTTCACAGATCCTCGTTCGTCACCGACAAATTTCCCTTTTAAAGCTGCGCGTCTGCCGGGAACAATTTCTGAAGAGGCCCTTTATCTTTCCCGTAAACGCATTTGCGATTTGGGTTATCTTCGTCATGCTTATAAAAAAGAAGACGGAACGGTGGGGCAACGTTGTCCTGCTGAGCCTGTTAAGGACTATGTCAAAAAAGGTGGTCTTGAAGAAGACACTGTGGGCAGAAAATGTCTTTGCAATGCTTTGATGGCTGATATCGGCATGGGACAAATCCAGGCGGGTGGAGCTGAAGAGATGCCACTTTTGACGGCGGGTGATGACTTGAATAACATCGCACGTATGATCAAACCTGGTCAGACCTCTTACAGTGCCAAAGATGTTATTAGCTATTTGCTATCTTTGGAAGCGCCCGCGATCAAGGTCACAGAGCCTATTGCGATCGCGACTCTTTAG
- the msrA gene encoding peptide-methionine (S)-S-oxide reductase MsrA gives MTYLNRFKALTLLGLIFMGLHTHASTSSQTAILAGGCFWGMEEVYRTIPGVLKTEVGYTGGAVVNPTYEQVSRGGTGHAESLRVEFDPKKISYQEILKIFFRMHDPTSLNRQGNDIGTQYRSEIFYLNSAQKEDAEKVIYLVNQAKKWPSPVVTKLEPAKKFYPAEEYHQKYLVKNPHGYNDHYLRDFKF, from the coding sequence ATGACTTATCTTAATCGCTTCAAAGCACTCACTCTTCTAGGCCTAATCTTTATGGGGCTCCACACTCATGCGAGCACATCATCACAAACAGCGATTCTGGCTGGTGGTTGCTTTTGGGGCATGGAGGAGGTTTATCGCACCATCCCCGGTGTTTTAAAAACGGAAGTGGGATACACCGGTGGAGCGGTCGTCAATCCCACATATGAGCAGGTCAGCCGCGGCGGTACGGGACATGCCGAATCGCTTCGAGTGGAGTTTGATCCTAAAAAAATCAGCTACCAGGAGATATTAAAGATCTTCTTCCGCATGCACGACCCCACTTCGCTCAATCGGCAAGGCAATGATATCGGCACGCAATACCGCTCTGAAATCTTCTATTTAAATTCCGCTCAAAAGGAAGACGCTGAAAAAGTGATCTATCTGGTGAATCAGGCGAAAAAATGGCCTTCTCCGGTTGTTACAAAGCTTGAGCCTGCGAAGAAGTTCTATCCTGCCGAGGAGTATCATCAGAAGTATCTGGTGAAAAATCCCCATGGCTATAATGATCACTATCTGAGAGATTTCAAATTCTAG
- a CDS encoding response regulator, which yields MLHKFQMYTEQNRSILIIKSESVNLSAAEAFIVKREWNVRSCTNLNEAILFIVSERPQFIFVSVDHPNKNIIAFIKLLLQTFPERVIVFGEKPHSLTYHHFNETGCRYNIYPPVTGPAMERVLLSYYKNQLGANPTKVQSVPLTFKYNKIQKNEAWVYKNPQTKKSDDVILTLAKASEMFAVVDEAPLGKVKFAVSEAPSQGTVTATSPEVLNGTVKNNTETNPLGKKREPLNDSAPAHESLISRAAQEALQKTVLKTNSQKIEEIKISSDMSCILVQSTRFSGYLVAALGDNREVDGVFIQALRKRIFAFLKANGEKVNEADDPLRIVVQKVNFKNWAENKAEFLRKSVHKEEEVSIAFFPRQHIRLHFEESADEKMAKVKMTEIKPDVPVEFDLYIHLEENDRYIRYTKKGAKFLATQKKRLEAQGLKYMHVFKTDIPEFNKYRAQNFLNETIEQYHSAVEA from the coding sequence ATGCTTCACAAGTTCCAGATGTACACTGAGCAGAATAGATCGATTTTGATTATCAAATCAGAATCAGTAAATCTATCTGCGGCGGAAGCCTTCATCGTCAAGCGTGAATGGAATGTGCGGAGCTGCACCAATCTGAATGAAGCCATCTTATTCATTGTCAGCGAACGGCCCCAGTTTATATTTGTCAGCGTAGATCATCCCAACAAGAATATTATCGCCTTCATCAAACTGCTTCTTCAAACTTTTCCTGAAAGAGTCATCGTCTTTGGCGAAAAGCCGCACTCATTAACCTATCATCACTTCAATGAGACCGGTTGCCGCTACAATATTTACCCGCCCGTCACGGGGCCGGCAATGGAACGAGTTTTGTTGAGCTACTATAAAAATCAATTGGGTGCCAACCCAACGAAGGTGCAATCAGTTCCTCTGACTTTTAAATACAACAAGATTCAAAAGAACGAAGCCTGGGTCTACAAAAACCCGCAGACCAAAAAATCTGACGATGTCATTTTAACCCTCGCCAAAGCCAGCGAGATGTTTGCCGTTGTTGATGAGGCTCCGCTCGGCAAAGTGAAATTTGCAGTTTCTGAAGCCCCCTCCCAAGGGACTGTCACAGCAACTTCACCTGAAGTTTTAAACGGCACTGTTAAGAACAATACAGAAACAAACCCTCTTGGCAAAAAGCGCGAGCCGCTGAACGATAGCGCTCCGGCTCATGAATCCCTTATCTCCCGTGCCGCCCAGGAAGCTTTACAGAAAACAGTCCTTAAAACCAACAGTCAAAAAATTGAAGAGATTAAGATCTCTTCAGATATGTCCTGCATTCTTGTGCAATCGACACGCTTTTCGGGCTATTTGGTTGCAGCCTTGGGGGACAATCGAGAAGTCGATGGAGTTTTCATTCAAGCCCTGCGCAAAAGAATCTTCGCTTTTTTAAAGGCCAACGGAGAGAAGGTCAATGAGGCTGACGACCCTCTGCGCATTGTAGTCCAAAAAGTGAACTTCAAGAACTGGGCAGAAAATAAAGCGGAGTTCCTTCGCAAATCTGTTCACAAGGAAGAAGAGGTTTCTATTGCCTTCTTCCCTCGTCAACACATCCGCCTGCATTTTGAAGAATCCGCAGATGAAAAAATGGCGAAGGTTAAAATGACCGAAATCAAACCTGATGTCCCTGTTGAGTTCGATCTGTATATTCATCTTGAAGAAAATGACAGATACATTCGCTACACCAAAAAAGGCGCCAAGTTTTTAGCAACACAGAAAAAACGACTCGAAGCCCAGGGTCTTAAATACATGCATGTATTCAAGACCGACATCCCGGAATTCAACAAATACCGTGCACAGAATTTCCTGAATGAAACCATTGAACAGTATCACTCAGCGGTTGAAGCATAA
- a CDS encoding YncE family protein yields MAWQKVFLAIALLMSSGSAKASLKDLAKYATKDFLLGTAPTGCMPKGMKIDPQGAYLYVAEMCGKIDPTTKKRVPTASIYDLQKRSLQKTLITPVGMRDGILANTEVEFSLDKKWALISRAEGDSRSEIFQNYGLLTVVNSATQNIVKYIPTKGEGSKIIAARPLLPNDPSRKQIIYVANYFSDDISVIDVSDLAEDGNLDGSRHYVGRVKLNTNFRNPRSKSYLIAPRGVAFTPDGKYALILATETGSLIVMDAVAHKQIAELAPITKEIAGRELNVRHILISKDGQTAYLSHMHGNAVSRVNVNKLISKITSLPKRGPDVTLPASFWNDLFIPFESSTGKKNILVLEDYPKDHPNFPGKKWPYAHPNTIVLDPVNERYLYVSSRTTSNSNDSQVDRRIKGKIDIVDTTNGTVIFTLVGGAQPTALEVTRDNATLISSGFIDDHLYFFDLKKILDLYQTTR; encoded by the coding sequence ATGGCCTGGCAAAAAGTATTTTTAGCAATCGCACTGCTGATGAGTTCTGGCTCTGCCAAGGCAAGTCTTAAGGATCTTGCGAAGTACGCGACGAAAGACTTTCTTCTGGGTACGGCTCCGACAGGTTGCATGCCGAAGGGAATGAAGATTGATCCCCAGGGCGCTTATCTTTATGTCGCAGAGATGTGCGGTAAAATAGACCCCACAACAAAAAAAAGAGTTCCCACGGCATCGATCTATGATTTGCAAAAACGAAGTCTTCAGAAAACATTGATAACTCCCGTGGGTATGCGAGACGGCATCTTGGCAAATACCGAAGTTGAATTTTCTCTGGATAAAAAATGGGCATTGATCAGTCGGGCAGAAGGAGACAGTCGTTCTGAGATCTTTCAAAACTATGGACTGTTAACTGTCGTCAATTCTGCGACTCAAAACATCGTCAAATATATTCCGACGAAAGGGGAAGGCTCTAAGATCATCGCAGCAAGGCCTCTACTGCCGAATGATCCCAGCCGCAAACAGATTATCTATGTAGCTAATTATTTCTCGGACGATATCAGTGTGATTGATGTCAGTGATTTGGCGGAAGATGGAAATTTGGATGGCAGCCGTCACTATGTCGGTCGTGTGAAATTGAATACGAACTTTCGTAATCCCAGATCTAAAAGCTATTTAATTGCACCTCGGGGAGTCGCATTCACACCGGACGGGAAGTATGCTCTGATATTGGCGACGGAAACGGGAAGCCTCATCGTGATGGATGCTGTCGCTCATAAGCAGATTGCAGAGCTGGCGCCCATAACGAAAGAAATTGCAGGTCGCGAGTTGAATGTCCGCCACATTCTAATTTCTAAAGACGGGCAGACGGCCTACCTCAGTCATATGCATGGTAATGCAGTCTCTCGAGTTAACGTGAATAAATTGATCAGCAAAATTACAAGTCTGCCTAAACGCGGGCCTGATGTGACTTTGCCAGCCAGTTTTTGGAATGATCTGTTCATTCCCTTTGAGAGTTCCACGGGTAAAAAGAATATTTTAGTTTTGGAGGACTACCCCAAGGATCATCCGAACTTCCCCGGGAAGAAGTGGCCGTACGCTCATCCCAACACAATTGTCCTGGATCCAGTCAATGAGCGCTATTTGTATGTTTCGAGTCGCACCACGAGCAACTCAAACGACAGTCAAGTGGACCGAAGAATCAAAGGGAAAATCGATATCGTCGATACCACGAATGGAACAGTGATTTTTACCCTGGTCGGAGGAGCTCAGCCTACGGCTCTTGAAGTTACTCGTGATAATGCCACCTTGATTTCAAGTGGTTTTATTGACGATCATCTTTATTTTTTTGATCTTAAGAAGATTCTGGATTTGTATCAGACCACACGTTGA
- a CDS encoding aldehyde dehydrogenase family protein — MSVKIPSTPLQCQNFVNGKFQSGSGTLIEILSPYNGKVIGSFKSTTADEVNTAVTQAKAAQAEWAQVPLKERTKVMFNFRQILMRDLDEISHLKSSESGKSFAEGKAGLLKGIEVLEYAIALQNMDLGGKVEVSRGVSCEYRREPLGVVANITPFNFPAMVPMWTIPITLTLGNAYIWKPSEKAPLTSMRIAAALKEAGLPDGLFQVLQGTKETVEAIIDHKEVKAVGFVGSTKIAKTVYDRGTQLGKRVLALGGAKNHIVLLPDANPELSGLGISDSFTGCAGQRCMAAAVLLAVGDVDHHIEKIVERASSLTLGKDMGAIITKPQVEFLKQAIANAEKAGAKILLDGRTAKPPADMESGNWIGPTILDNVQPGSEAATLELFGPVLSIVRCKDISQAMKIENSVEYGNACSVFTSSGNLAEKVIRMASTGMVGVNVGVPVPREPFSFGGVNASKFGHGDITGHHSLDFWSNVKKVTVKWEKQDDNNWMS, encoded by the coding sequence ATGAGCGTTAAGATTCCCAGCACTCCTTTACAGTGCCAAAACTTTGTGAATGGAAAGTTTCAAAGTGGTTCAGGCACTCTGATTGAAATTCTCAGTCCCTATAATGGCAAAGTCATTGGATCTTTCAAAAGCACCACGGCTGATGAAGTCAATACCGCCGTGACTCAGGCAAAAGCAGCTCAAGCAGAATGGGCGCAAGTGCCTTTGAAAGAGCGCACCAAAGTCATGTTCAACTTCCGTCAAATCTTAATGCGAGATCTTGATGAGATTTCCCACCTCAAAAGCTCTGAATCAGGAAAAAGTTTTGCAGAAGGTAAAGCAGGACTTCTGAAAGGTATCGAAGTTTTAGAATATGCCATCGCTTTACAAAATATGGATTTGGGCGGAAAAGTCGAAGTGTCACGCGGAGTTTCCTGCGAATATCGTCGCGAGCCTTTAGGTGTCGTCGCAAATATCACTCCATTTAACTTCCCTGCGATGGTCCCGATGTGGACGATCCCTATCACTCTCACGTTGGGAAATGCCTATATTTGGAAGCCTTCTGAAAAAGCACCGCTGACATCTATGAGAATCGCAGCCGCCTTGAAAGAGGCTGGCTTACCAGATGGTTTATTCCAGGTTCTACAAGGAACCAAAGAGACTGTTGAAGCCATCATTGACCACAAAGAAGTCAAAGCGGTGGGTTTTGTCGGATCTACGAAAATTGCCAAGACGGTCTATGATCGTGGGACCCAATTGGGTAAACGCGTCTTGGCTTTGGGAGGCGCAAAAAACCATATCGTTTTACTTCCCGATGCAAACCCGGAACTTTCCGGCTTGGGCATAAGTGATTCTTTCACAGGTTGCGCGGGTCAAAGATGTATGGCTGCTGCAGTACTTCTGGCGGTTGGAGATGTTGATCATCACATTGAAAAAATCGTTGAACGTGCCAGTTCTTTGACTCTCGGAAAAGACATGGGTGCGATCATCACCAAACCTCAAGTTGAATTCTTGAAGCAAGCCATTGCCAACGCGGAAAAAGCCGGAGCTAAAATTTTGTTGGATGGACGAACTGCCAAACCACCAGCCGATATGGAAAGTGGAAATTGGATCGGCCCAACAATCTTGGATAACGTTCAACCTGGTAGCGAAGCCGCAACCTTGGAACTCTTTGGACCGGTCTTAAGCATCGTTCGCTGCAAAGACATCTCTCAAGCGATGAAAATTGAAAACAGTGTTGAGTATGGTAATGCCTGCTCCGTTTTCACTTCCAGTGGCAACTTGGCAGAAAAAGTCATCCGTATGGCTTCCACCGGCATGGTAGGAGTCAATGTGGGAGTTCCGGTTCCTCGTGAGCCCTTCTCTTTCGGCGGCGTCAACGCCTCTAAATTTGGTCATGGCGATATCACCGGACATCACTCTTTGGACTTCTGGTCGAATGTCAAAAAAGTCACGGTGAAATGGGAAAAACAAGACGATAACAATTGGATGTCATAG
- a CDS encoding GTP cyclohydrolase II: MKRSSHVILTSHSSQVFKDSLPIHWGVKNPAERGPVIGSLTDIAQRNAIGTHSGSYAVYRALSIAQGSYSTSHKPDLHNTESPVKFGPFPSWSDPEKIVSIDPWGLDIPFHFKDLYEKGYDIRPTIAVTQAHLQIPEIQQAIDAGRLKIDGKIIKENRDIKVTKVAFEPVWYLPGIAKRLNVDEGDLRKILFQETGGMFPELVTRPDLKVMLPPIGSTTVYIFGNPQDLSNENVELTCRVHDECNGSDVFGSDICTCRPYLIYGIEDAARTAQRGGVGIIAYYRKEGRALGEVTKFLVYNARKRQVGGDSASTYFHRTECVAGVEDARFQELMPDILHFFGITKIHNLHSMSNMKYNAIAKSGIQVVNRISIPAELIPADAQVEIEAKKAAGYFNAGEKKTEKELEAVVGRPIDE; the protein is encoded by the coding sequence ATGAAACGATCCTCTCACGTCATTTTAACTTCACATTCCAGCCAGGTCTTCAAAGACAGCTTGCCGATCCATTGGGGTGTCAAAAATCCTGCCGAGCGCGGGCCCGTGATTGGATCATTGACGGATATTGCGCAACGAAATGCCATTGGAACTCACAGCGGAAGCTATGCAGTCTACCGCGCGCTTTCCATCGCTCAAGGTTCGTATTCCACAAGTCACAAACCTGATTTGCACAACACTGAAAGCCCTGTGAAGTTTGGGCCTTTCCCTTCTTGGTCGGATCCGGAAAAAATTGTCTCTATTGACCCTTGGGGTTTGGACATTCCTTTCCATTTCAAAGATCTTTATGAAAAGGGCTATGACATTCGACCTACAATCGCAGTGACTCAAGCGCATTTGCAGATTCCAGAAATTCAACAGGCCATTGACGCTGGCCGCTTGAAAATTGACGGCAAGATCATCAAAGAAAACAGAGATATCAAAGTCACCAAAGTGGCCTTTGAACCTGTTTGGTATCTTCCCGGCATCGCAAAAAGATTAAATGTCGACGAAGGGGATCTTCGCAAAATTCTTTTCCAGGAAACAGGAGGCATGTTCCCTGAACTTGTCACCCGTCCCGATCTCAAAGTAATGCTACCACCCATCGGCAGCACAACAGTTTATATTTTCGGAAATCCACAAGATCTTTCCAATGAAAATGTGGAACTCACTTGCCGCGTGCACGACGAGTGCAACGGCTCGGATGTTTTCGGCTCAGATATTTGTACCTGCCGTCCGTATTTGATTTATGGAATTGAGGATGCCGCTCGCACCGCACAACGCGGTGGTGTGGGCATTATCGCCTACTACAGAAAAGAAGGACGCGCGCTGGGCGAAGTCACCAAGTTCCTGGTCTACAACGCTCGTAAACGTCAGGTCGGTGGTGACTCTGCGTCGACTTACTTCCATCGCACGGAATGTGTGGCCGGGGTTGAGGATGCACGCTTCCAGGAATTGATGCCGGATATTTTGCACTTCTTCGGAATCACTAAAATTCACAATCTGCACTCGATGAGCAATATGAAATACAACGCAATCGCGAAAAGCGGTATCCAAGTGGTGAACCGTATTTCCATTCCTGCCGAACTTATTCCGGCTGATGCGCAAGTGGAAATTGAAGCAAAAAAGGCTGCTGGCTATTTCAATGCCGGCGAAAAGAAAACTGAAAAAGAGCTTGAAGCTGTCGTAGGAAGACCGATCGATGAATAA
- a CDS encoding URC4/urg3 family protein codes for MNNSTTTQAYSAADLDFLLSPLAIRQSAEKILELTQAGQTHFHYHPEQFGPVVDYVIEVIRSNYPALEIPFHSRWGHFRVGDVDRVKVLENKIADLDALEKARTKLDLVITSVLLDAGAGNTWSYKEQGTDKVFSRSEGLGVASFYLFMEGHLSDNKAKPLQATAQGLQNLSAEQLRQAFQVSENNPLIGVEGRLSLLHNLGTTIAQKKDLFPGGRPGSLVDYLHNRYGKKITGPQLLRAVLDGLGEIWPGRVKVAGVNLGDIWSYSKVPGGLAAFHKLSQWMTYSLIEPLLEAGFELVDIEKLTGLAEYRNGGLLLDRGLISLKDANLAKQSHKPESELIIEWRGLTVSLLDRIGEEVRSKLNKSAADFPLAKVLEGGTWWAGRKAAKALRDDSSPPLKIESDGTVF; via the coding sequence ATGAATAATTCAACTACTACCCAAGCTTACTCGGCTGCAGATTTGGACTTTCTTCTTTCTCCACTGGCAATTCGTCAAAGTGCAGAAAAGATTTTAGAGCTGACTCAAGCGGGACAAACTCATTTCCACTATCACCCGGAACAATTTGGTCCTGTTGTGGACTATGTGATCGAAGTGATTCGCTCCAACTATCCAGCTCTGGAAATCCCCTTTCATTCACGCTGGGGGCACTTCCGTGTTGGCGATGTCGACCGTGTAAAAGTACTGGAGAATAAGATTGCCGATTTGGATGCTCTTGAAAAAGCGCGCACCAAACTGGATTTGGTGATCACCTCCGTTCTGCTGGATGCGGGTGCGGGTAATACTTGGTCTTACAAAGAGCAAGGCACTGACAAAGTGTTCTCTCGCTCTGAAGGACTGGGCGTGGCGAGCTTCTATTTATTTATGGAAGGACATCTTTCCGACAATAAAGCGAAACCACTGCAAGCCACGGCACAAGGACTGCAGAATCTGTCTGCAGAACAATTAAGGCAGGCTTTTCAAGTGAGTGAAAACAATCCTTTGATAGGCGTCGAAGGACGTCTTTCGTTGCTGCACAACCTGGGAACAACTATCGCACAAAAGAAAGACCTCTTCCCTGGGGGACGTCCCGGCAGTCTGGTTGACTATCTTCACAACCGCTATGGCAAAAAAATCACCGGACCGCAGTTGCTTCGTGCTGTGCTCGATGGACTTGGTGAAATTTGGCCCGGCCGCGTGAAAGTGGCCGGCGTAAATCTGGGCGACATCTGGTCTTATTCCAAAGTTCCAGGGGGCTTAGCGGCCTTTCACAAGCTTTCGCAGTGGATGACCTATTCTTTGATCGAACCCTTGTTGGAAGCAGGCTTTGAACTGGTTGATATCGAAAAATTGACCGGTCTTGCTGAATATCGCAATGGCGGACTGCTTTTGGATCGTGGATTGATTTCTTTGAAGGACGCCAATCTGGCCAAGCAAAGTCACAAGCCTGAATCAGAGCTGATCATCGAATGGCGCGGTTTGACCGTATCACTGCTTGATCGCATTGGCGAAGAAGTTCGCAGCAAACTCAATAAAAGTGCTGCTGACTTCCCACTGGCGAAGGTTCTTGAAGGTGGAACTTGGTGGGCCGGCCGAAAAGCCGCCAAGGCCCTGCGCGACGACAGCTCTCCACCTTTGAAAATCGAGAGCGACGGGACCGTTTTTTAA
- the upp gene encoding uracil phosphoribosyltransferase translates to MNKNVKVIDHPLLKHKLGYLRDKNTYSHDFREIVKEVSKVLIYEAMRDWKHLESIAIETPIAKAQADRIVQPPVVVSIMRAGNGMLDAALSMIPFASTGFIGIYRDKFIHNTVEYYFKMPQDIKGKEVLLCDPLIATADTIIAAIDRLKNYGVGKIKVISILASQSGLEKVQHHHPDVEVYTINIENEMNDMGYLVPGLGDAGDRLFQTK, encoded by the coding sequence ATGAACAAAAATGTTAAAGTCATTGACCATCCCCTTCTCAAACACAAATTGGGATACCTGCGCGACAAAAACACTTACTCTCACGACTTCCGAGAAATCGTCAAAGAGGTGTCTAAGGTATTGATCTACGAGGCCATGCGTGATTGGAAACATCTTGAAAGCATCGCCATTGAAACGCCGATTGCAAAAGCTCAGGCCGACAGAATCGTACAGCCGCCCGTGGTGGTTTCGATCATGCGTGCCGGAAACGGCATGCTCGATGCCGCACTTTCCATGATTCCTTTCGCAAGCACGGGGTTTATCGGTATTTACCGAGATAAATTCATACACAATACCGTTGAGTACTACTTTAAAATGCCCCAGGACATCAAAGGTAAGGAAGTTTTGCTTTGTGACCCTTTGATCGCCACCGCTGACACCATTATAGCGGCCATTGACCGCCTCAAAAACTACGGAGTTGGCAAAATCAAGGTCATTAGCATCCTAGCCAGCCAAAGTGGCCTAGAAAAAGTTCAACACCATCACCCAGATGTTGAAGTCTATACGATTAATATCGAAAATGAGATGAACGACATGGGTTATTTAGTTCCTGGTCTCGGCGACGCCGGTGATCGACTTTTCCAAACGAAGTAG